A window of the Arachis duranensis cultivar V14167 chromosome 5, aradu.V14167.gnm2.J7QH, whole genome shotgun sequence genome harbors these coding sequences:
- the LOC107487517 gene encoding DNA repair endonuclease UVH1 isoform X1, whose amino-acid sequence MVQFHEHVITELLEDINGGLVVLSSGLSLSKLVSSLLLLHTHSEGTLLILSPSSATLRSRIIFNLKTLNPQFTQIPSEITAELPAHHRHSLYSSGNIFFITPRILIVDLLTNKIPTSMISGIIILNAHSLSETSTEAFIIRIYRSLNRGGYVRAFSDNPHAMVSGFAKAERTMKFLHVRRLHLWPRFQVYVSQELERDPPEVVDIRVPMSRYMVGIQKAIVEVMDACLKEMRKTNKVDVEDLTVENGLFKSFDEIVRRQLDPIWHTLGKKTKQLVSDLKTLRKLLDYLVRYDAVTYLKYLDTLRVSESFRSVWLFAEASYKVFDFAKKRVYHLVRSDGTKVSEVNKSAKNKKRKVKEDNKDSEEADDGTYSSSNAGLVLEEVLEEAPKWKVLREILEEIEEERQKQGGLTEELLAEGKDTDNGIVLVACKDERSCLQIEECIFKSPQKVMSEEWKKYLLSKVQLRDIVHKKKKPKDPKGFGILDGVTPIAPAQNAETSSISKQEHDALLAAASGLRSLAENDFEDPPQPDLDGRGRGKGKRKVGNKKGPIINDVSEVQSGSREASTSYKAETSVDNMVLRKHKNPDTTTANANANAKPLPPVQFYALESDQPILDILKPSIVIVYHPDVAFVREIEVYKAENPSKKLKVYFLFYEDSTEVQKFEASIRRENGAFESLIRQKSMMMIPVDQGGHCLGMNSTFESDLSTSQNSMTRRAGGRKEVDKEMQVIVDMREFMSSLPNVLHQKGMRIIPVTLEVGDYILSPLICVERKSIQDLFMSFTSGRLYHQVETMVRYYRIPVLLIEFSQDKSFSFQSASDIGDDVTPNNIISKLSLLALHFPRLRIIWSRSLHATAEIFAALKANQDEPDETKAMRVGVPSEEGIVENDVRAENYNTSAVEFLRRLPGVTDSNYRTIMDGCKSLAELALLPLEKLAELMGGHKAARTLREFLDAKYPTLL is encoded by the exons atggttcAATTTCACGAGCACGTCATCACAGAGCTTCTAGAAGATATCAATGGCGGATTGGTGGTGCTCTCCTCCGGTCTCTCGCTGTCGAAGCTGGTGTCTTCCCTTCTCCTCCTCCACACTCATTCAGAGGGAACACTCCTCATCCTCTCCCCTTCTTCCGCCACTCTTAGGTCCCGAATCATCTTCAAtctcaaaaccctaaaccctcaaTTCACCCAAATCCCCTCCGAGATCACCGCCGAACTCCCCGCCCACCACCGCCACTCCCTCTATTCCTCCGGCAACATCTTCTTCATCACTCCCAGGATTCTCATCGTAGATCTCCTCACCAACAAGATCCCCACATCCATGATCTCCGGAATCATCATCCTCAATGcgcattctctcagtgaaaccTCCACCGAGGCCTTTATCATCCGAATTTATCGATCACTGAACCGTGGCGGTTACGTCCGGGCTTTCTCCGATAACCCGCACGCGATGGTCTCCGGGTTCGCGAAGGCGGAGCGGACAATGAAGTTCTTGCATGTGCGGAGGCTGCACCTTTGGCCAAGGTTTCAGGTCTACGTGTCGCAGGAGCTGGAAAGGGACCCGCCGGAGGTGGTGGACATCAGGGTTCCGATGAGCAGGTACATGGTGGGGATCCAGAAGGCCATTGTGGAGGTCATGGATGCTTGCTTGAAGGAGATGAGGAAGACCAATAAGGTCGACGTGGAGGATCTGACGGTGGAGAACGGGTTGTTCAAGTCGTTTGATGAGATCGTGAGGCGCCAATTAGACCCAATTTGGCATACTCTGGGGAAGAAGACTAAGCAACTTGTTTCGGACCTTAAGACATTGAGGAAATTGTTGGATTATCTTGTCAG GTATGATGCAGTAACTTACTTGAAATACCTGGATACGCTAAGAGTGTCCGAGAGTTTTCGATCTGTTTGGCTATTTGCAGAGGCAAGTTATAAGGTTTTTGACTTTGCAAAGAAACGTGTTTATCATCTTGTGAGGTCGGACGGTACAAAAGTAAGTGAAGTGAACAAGAGTGCTAAAAACAAAAAGAGGAAGGTTAAGGAGGATAACAAAGACAGTGAAGAAG CAGATGATGGGACTTATTCAAGTTCGAATGCCGGCTTAGTTTTGGAGGAAGTCTTGGAAGAAGCACCAAAATGGAAGGTCTTACGT GAGATTCTTGaggaaatagaagaagaaaggcaAAAGCAAGGCGGGTTAACAGAGGAATTATTGGCCGAAGGTAAAGACACTGACAATGGCATTGTATTGGTGGCATGTAAGGATGAACGATCATGCCTGCAGATTGAAGAATGCAttttcaaaagcccacaaaag GTCATGAGTGAAGAATGGAAAAAGTACTTGCTAAGCAAAGTACAGCTGCGTGATATAGTGCATAAGAAAAAGAAGCCAAAAGATCCCAAAGGTTTTGGGATTCTTGATGGAGTTACTCCCATAGCACCTGCTCAGAATGCGGAAACCAGCAGCATTAGTAAGCAGGAGCATGATGCACTTCTCGCAGCAGCATCAGGACTAAGAAGTCTTGCTGAAAATGACTTTGAAGATCCTCCTCAGCCAGATTTGGATGGACGGGGTCGtggaaaaggaaagagaaaagtAGGGAATAAAAAGGGTCCAATCATTAATGATGTCTCTGAAGTACAAAGTGGTAGTAGAGAGGCTTCCACTAGTTATAAAGCTGAGACATCTGTAGACAACATGGTCCTTAGAAAGCATAAAAATCCTGATACTACAACAGCAAATGCAAATGCAAATGCAAAGCCATTACCACCAGTACAGTTTTATGCCTTAGAAAGTGATCAGCCTATACTGGATATATTAAAGCCCTCTATAGTCATTGTTTACCATCCAGACGTGGCCTTTGTTAGGGAAATAGAAGTTTACAAAGCTGAGAATCCCTCAAAAAAGTTGAAAGTATATTTTCTATTCTACGAAGATTCTACTGAGGTTCAGAAGTTTGAGGCGAGTATACGTAGAGAGAATGGAGCATTCGAATCTTTGATAAGACAAAAATCTATGATGATGATTCCAGTTGATCAG GGTGGACATTGTTTGGGAATGAATTCTACTTTTGAGTCAGATTTAAGCACTTCTCAAAATTCAATGACCAGAAGAGCTGGTGGGAGAAAGGAGGTTGATAAAGAAATGCAG GTCATTGTGGACATGCGAGAGTTCATGAGCAGTCTTCCCAATGTTCTTCATCAGAAGGGAATGCGCATCATTCCAGTGACACTAGAAGTTGGTGACTACATCCTGTCACCATTAATTTGCgtggaaagaaaaagtattcaagatctctttatgAGCTTCACATCAGGTCGTCTATACCACCAGGTGGAGACAATGGTGCGATATTATAGGATTCCTGTTCTGTTGATAGAGTTTTCACAGGATAAGAGCTTTTCATTCCAG TCTGCTAGTGATATTGGTGATGATGTGACACCAAATAACATTATATCAAAGCTGTCATTGCTTGCTCTACACTTTCCACGGCTACGAATTATCTGGTCTCGAAGTTTGCATGCAACTGCTGAAATATTTGCTGCACTGAAGGCAAATCAAGATGAACCGGATGAAACAAAAGCTATGAGAGTGGGTGTCCCCTCTGAAGAAGGAATCGTGGAGAACGACGTAAG AGCTGAAAATTACAACACGTCGGCTGTGGAGTTTCTAAGAAGACTGCCAGGCGTTACAGATTCAAACTACAGGACCATAATGGATGGATGTAAGAGCTTGGCTGAACTTGCGCTTCTTCCTTTGGAGAAGCTAGCCGAATTAATGGGTGGTCATAAAGCTGCTCGGACTCTCAGAGAATTTCTTGATGCTAAATATCCAACTCTGTTGTGA
- the LOC107487517 gene encoding DNA repair endonuclease UVH1 isoform X2 codes for MVQFHEHVITELLEDINGGLVVLSSGLSLSKLVSSLLLLHTHSEGTLLILSPSSATLRSRIIFNLKTLNPQFTQIPSEITAELPAHHRHSLYSSGNIFFITPRILIVDLLTNKIPTSMISGIIILNAHSLSETSTEAFIIRIYRSLNRGGYVRAFSDNPHAMVSGFAKAERTMKFLHVRRLHLWPRFQVYVSQELERDPPEVVDIRVPMSRYMVGIQKAIVEVMDACLKEMRKTNKVDVEDLTVENGLFKSFDEIVRRQLDPIWHTLGKKTKQLVSDLKTLRKLLDYLVRYDAVTYLKYLDTLRVSESFRSVWLFAEASYKVFDFAKKRVYHLVRSDGTKVSEVNKSAKNKKRKVKEDNKDSEEDDGTYSSSNAGLVLEEVLEEAPKWKVLREILEEIEEERQKQGGLTEELLAEGKDTDNGIVLVACKDERSCLQIEECIFKSPQKVMSEEWKKYLLSKVQLRDIVHKKKKPKDPKGFGILDGVTPIAPAQNAETSSISKQEHDALLAAASGLRSLAENDFEDPPQPDLDGRGRGKGKRKVGNKKGPIINDVSEVQSGSREASTSYKAETSVDNMVLRKHKNPDTTTANANANAKPLPPVQFYALESDQPILDILKPSIVIVYHPDVAFVREIEVYKAENPSKKLKVYFLFYEDSTEVQKFEASIRRENGAFESLIRQKSMMMIPVDQGGHCLGMNSTFESDLSTSQNSMTRRAGGRKEVDKEMQVIVDMREFMSSLPNVLHQKGMRIIPVTLEVGDYILSPLICVERKSIQDLFMSFTSGRLYHQVETMVRYYRIPVLLIEFSQDKSFSFQSASDIGDDVTPNNIISKLSLLALHFPRLRIIWSRSLHATAEIFAALKANQDEPDETKAMRVGVPSEEGIVENDVRAENYNTSAVEFLRRLPGVTDSNYRTIMDGCKSLAELALLPLEKLAELMGGHKAARTLREFLDAKYPTLL; via the exons atggttcAATTTCACGAGCACGTCATCACAGAGCTTCTAGAAGATATCAATGGCGGATTGGTGGTGCTCTCCTCCGGTCTCTCGCTGTCGAAGCTGGTGTCTTCCCTTCTCCTCCTCCACACTCATTCAGAGGGAACACTCCTCATCCTCTCCCCTTCTTCCGCCACTCTTAGGTCCCGAATCATCTTCAAtctcaaaaccctaaaccctcaaTTCACCCAAATCCCCTCCGAGATCACCGCCGAACTCCCCGCCCACCACCGCCACTCCCTCTATTCCTCCGGCAACATCTTCTTCATCACTCCCAGGATTCTCATCGTAGATCTCCTCACCAACAAGATCCCCACATCCATGATCTCCGGAATCATCATCCTCAATGcgcattctctcagtgaaaccTCCACCGAGGCCTTTATCATCCGAATTTATCGATCACTGAACCGTGGCGGTTACGTCCGGGCTTTCTCCGATAACCCGCACGCGATGGTCTCCGGGTTCGCGAAGGCGGAGCGGACAATGAAGTTCTTGCATGTGCGGAGGCTGCACCTTTGGCCAAGGTTTCAGGTCTACGTGTCGCAGGAGCTGGAAAGGGACCCGCCGGAGGTGGTGGACATCAGGGTTCCGATGAGCAGGTACATGGTGGGGATCCAGAAGGCCATTGTGGAGGTCATGGATGCTTGCTTGAAGGAGATGAGGAAGACCAATAAGGTCGACGTGGAGGATCTGACGGTGGAGAACGGGTTGTTCAAGTCGTTTGATGAGATCGTGAGGCGCCAATTAGACCCAATTTGGCATACTCTGGGGAAGAAGACTAAGCAACTTGTTTCGGACCTTAAGACATTGAGGAAATTGTTGGATTATCTTGTCAG GTATGATGCAGTAACTTACTTGAAATACCTGGATACGCTAAGAGTGTCCGAGAGTTTTCGATCTGTTTGGCTATTTGCAGAGGCAAGTTATAAGGTTTTTGACTTTGCAAAGAAACGTGTTTATCATCTTGTGAGGTCGGACGGTACAAAAGTAAGTGAAGTGAACAAGAGTGCTAAAAACAAAAAGAGGAAGGTTAAGGAGGATAACAAAGACAGTGAAGAAG ATGATGGGACTTATTCAAGTTCGAATGCCGGCTTAGTTTTGGAGGAAGTCTTGGAAGAAGCACCAAAATGGAAGGTCTTACGT GAGATTCTTGaggaaatagaagaagaaaggcaAAAGCAAGGCGGGTTAACAGAGGAATTATTGGCCGAAGGTAAAGACACTGACAATGGCATTGTATTGGTGGCATGTAAGGATGAACGATCATGCCTGCAGATTGAAGAATGCAttttcaaaagcccacaaaag GTCATGAGTGAAGAATGGAAAAAGTACTTGCTAAGCAAAGTACAGCTGCGTGATATAGTGCATAAGAAAAAGAAGCCAAAAGATCCCAAAGGTTTTGGGATTCTTGATGGAGTTACTCCCATAGCACCTGCTCAGAATGCGGAAACCAGCAGCATTAGTAAGCAGGAGCATGATGCACTTCTCGCAGCAGCATCAGGACTAAGAAGTCTTGCTGAAAATGACTTTGAAGATCCTCCTCAGCCAGATTTGGATGGACGGGGTCGtggaaaaggaaagagaaaagtAGGGAATAAAAAGGGTCCAATCATTAATGATGTCTCTGAAGTACAAAGTGGTAGTAGAGAGGCTTCCACTAGTTATAAAGCTGAGACATCTGTAGACAACATGGTCCTTAGAAAGCATAAAAATCCTGATACTACAACAGCAAATGCAAATGCAAATGCAAAGCCATTACCACCAGTACAGTTTTATGCCTTAGAAAGTGATCAGCCTATACTGGATATATTAAAGCCCTCTATAGTCATTGTTTACCATCCAGACGTGGCCTTTGTTAGGGAAATAGAAGTTTACAAAGCTGAGAATCCCTCAAAAAAGTTGAAAGTATATTTTCTATTCTACGAAGATTCTACTGAGGTTCAGAAGTTTGAGGCGAGTATACGTAGAGAGAATGGAGCATTCGAATCTTTGATAAGACAAAAATCTATGATGATGATTCCAGTTGATCAG GGTGGACATTGTTTGGGAATGAATTCTACTTTTGAGTCAGATTTAAGCACTTCTCAAAATTCAATGACCAGAAGAGCTGGTGGGAGAAAGGAGGTTGATAAAGAAATGCAG GTCATTGTGGACATGCGAGAGTTCATGAGCAGTCTTCCCAATGTTCTTCATCAGAAGGGAATGCGCATCATTCCAGTGACACTAGAAGTTGGTGACTACATCCTGTCACCATTAATTTGCgtggaaagaaaaagtattcaagatctctttatgAGCTTCACATCAGGTCGTCTATACCACCAGGTGGAGACAATGGTGCGATATTATAGGATTCCTGTTCTGTTGATAGAGTTTTCACAGGATAAGAGCTTTTCATTCCAG TCTGCTAGTGATATTGGTGATGATGTGACACCAAATAACATTATATCAAAGCTGTCATTGCTTGCTCTACACTTTCCACGGCTACGAATTATCTGGTCTCGAAGTTTGCATGCAACTGCTGAAATATTTGCTGCACTGAAGGCAAATCAAGATGAACCGGATGAAACAAAAGCTATGAGAGTGGGTGTCCCCTCTGAAGAAGGAATCGTGGAGAACGACGTAAG AGCTGAAAATTACAACACGTCGGCTGTGGAGTTTCTAAGAAGACTGCCAGGCGTTACAGATTCAAACTACAGGACCATAATGGATGGATGTAAGAGCTTGGCTGAACTTGCGCTTCTTCCTTTGGAGAAGCTAGCCGAATTAATGGGTGGTCATAAAGCTGCTCGGACTCTCAGAGAATTTCTTGATGCTAAATATCCAACTCTGTTGTGA